DNA sequence from the Paenibacillus azoreducens genome:
TTATGGAACGGGATGCGCTCACGCCTACGGAGCGCGGCACGGTGTACCATACGCTTATGCAGCACATCCCGCTGGGACAAGGCGTGGTCGATGCCGCAGTCGTAGAAGAAACAGTCAGCCGGCTGGTGGAACGCGAGCTGCTGCGGGGCGACCAGGCAGCGATCATCCGCCCGGAAGAAGTCAGCATGTTTTTTGCCTCGGAGGTGGGAGCAAGGCTGCTGGCGGCGGAGTGGTCGGCCCGTGAAATGCCGTTCAGCTACGGTTTGACGGCAGAGGAGGCGCATAAGGGACTGTTTGCGCAGGACCTTGTTATGCAAGGCAATGCCGATTTGTTTGAGATTTCCGCATTAAGCGGGGAAACGGTGCTGATTCAAGGCGTTGTCGATTGCCTATTCCGCCAGGAAGGCAAACTTGTGCTCGTGGATTATAAAACGGACCGAGTTCTGGAGCACAGGGGCGGCATCAACGCTCTTGCCGAACAGTACAGATTTCAGCTTAATTTGTATGCCAAGGCGCTTAAAGATATTTTGCATGAAGAAGTCAGCGAGAAATGGCTGTACTTCTTTGATGGGGGACATGCGGTGCGCTTGTGATACGTTTTTTGAGCGGATTTTGACCATGGATGAGTTTAAGCATAGAAAATCTCTGGGAGCAACAGCGATCGAAAGAACATTTCGCCCGGCTGCCTTCATCCGCTCAAGCATTTGTTCGACTTATATAGGCGAGAGCCGCCGGACATCCGGAGACCTCACATGGAAAGGGGAGAAAGCGGGCATGCGGATATTGCACACCGGTGATTGGCATTTCGGAAAAACGCTTGAAGGCCGCAGCAGGCTGAGAGAGCAGGAAGATTTCGTGGACGAACTCGTCCGGATCGCAAACGAGCAGCAGGCGGATATGATTTTGATGGCGGGAGACGTGTATGACTCCGTCAATCCGCCCGCTGCGGCGGAGCAGCTTTTTTATGAAGCTTGTGCAAGACTGACGGAGAATGGGAGGCCGCTGGTAGTCATTTCGGGCAACCATGATCAGCCCGAGCGGGTCGCTTCGGTATCACCGCTGGTTGCCCGCCAAGGAATTACGCTCATCGGGCTTCCGGTGGCTGAACCGGTATCGGTTGGCATCTCCCGGACCGGGGAGACAGCCAAGATCGCGGCACTTCCGTATCCTTCCGAATCAAGGCTGAATGAACTGCTGTCCGCGGAAGGGGTGGAAGATGAGCTGCGCAGGGCATACAGCGCCCGCGTAGGCATGCTGATGGACAAGCTGGCACAAGGATTTTCCCCGAAAACCGTCAATCTGGCGATGAGTCATATATACGTTCTGGGCGGCCTGGAATCCGATTCCGAGCGTCCGATCCAGGTTGGAGGGGCTTATACGGTTGACCCGTCAGCGTTATCCATCGGGGCCCAATATACGGCGCTTGGGCATCTTCACCGCCCACAGGCGGTTAAAGGGGACGGCATCATCCGGTACAGCGGCTCCCCGCTTGCCTACAGCTTTTCAGAGGCAGGCCAGGCGAAGTCCGTCATGATGCTGGATGTTGCTCCGGGAGAGATACCGGCAATGGAAGAGATTTATCTCGCTTGCGGCAGGCCGCTGGTACGCTGGAAGGCAAAAGGAGGGCTTGAGGAGGTATACCGCTGGCTCGACGAAGGCAGGGATGCACTGGCCTACATAGATCTGGAAGTATTTCTTACCGAATCGATGTCTCTCGGCGATATTCAACGTTTGCGCAAAAGCAGAGACGGTTTTGTTCATATTCGGCCGATTTATCCGGAGATGGAGCTGGAGCAGGAGCATTACGAGCGGTCCGGGCTTCCGGTTTCCGAGCTGTTTCGCAGGTTTTACCAGCGCCAGAGCGGCGGTGCCGAACCAGGGGATGAATTGGTGCAGCTGTTTCTTGAGCTTGTGGAAGAAGACGAGCAGCCGAAGGAGGAGAATGCCGTATGAAGCCGATCACGCTTAAGCTTTCCGGCCTGCAAAGCTACAGGGAATTGCAGCAGATTGATTTCGAAGATTTATGCGATATGGGCTTGTTCGGTATTTTCGGGCCGACCGGCAGCGGCAAATCCACTTTGCTTGATGCCATGACGCTCGCCTTGTACGGCAAGGTTGAACGGGCCGTAAACGGCACACAGGGGATTATGAACCATTCGGAGGATGCCCTGTTTGTTTCTTTCCGCTTCGAATTGTCTTCCGCCGAAGGCAAACACCGTTATCGCGTTGAGCGGCGATTCAAGCGTACGGGCGAGTTGTCCATCAGCAATACGGTCAGCCGATTTATCGAGATCACCGCCGAAGGCGAAAATATCATCGCCGACAGACTTGCTGAGGTAACGCGCTGCGTCGAGGAAAAAATCGGCCTGAAAATGGACGACTTTACGCGGGCGGTTGTTCTGCCCCAAGGGAAATTTGCCGAATTTCTTTCCTTAAAGGGCAGCGAGCGAAGACAAATGCTGCAGCGGCTGTTTCATTTGGAGCGGTATGGAGATCAGCTTGGCATGAAGCTCAGCCGCCGGATCAAGGAAAACGACGGGGCCCTGAAAGCCGTGGAAGCGGAACAGCAAGGTTTGGGGGAAGCAGGGGAGGAAGCGCTCAAGGCTGCGGAAAAGCAGCTTAGCGAAGCGGTCGTCCACGCAGAATCTATGCGGACGAAGCTCCAGCGTTTGACCCGGGAGGTTGAAGAAAAGGGCAAGATTCGCGAGCGGCAGCTGGAGAAAAACCGGAAGCAGGCTGAACTTGATCGGCTGCAGGCGGCGGAGGAAGAAATGCGGCGGCTTGAGCTGAAGCTTGAAAAGTCCGCGGCATCGGCGGCTATAATGCCTGCACTCGCTTTATGGCGGGAGAGTTTGCAGGAACTGAAGCGGAAAGAAGCGGACAGGGCAATGCTGAAGATGGCTGCGGAGCGGGCAGAGCAGGCAGCAGCCGAAGCCGGTGCCGCAGATGATACGGCACAGGAAGCCTTGGCCGCGGGCGAACCCAAACTTCTGCAGCGTCGGGAGCAGCTTGAGCAGGCGGTTGTCCTGCAGCGGGAACGCGATGCCGTCAAAGCGCTTTATGAGCAGCTTGAACATCAGCAAAAGGAAACAGCCGGTGGAGTGGAAGGGCTGCGGCAGTCGCTTGCCAAAGAACAGGAGCTTTTGAACAGGGGTACGCAGAAGCAGGCAGAACTGCAGGAGCAGTTGCACGGCTTGGAAATCACGTCCAAAGAACGCAGCCTTGTCCAGAAGGCAATGCAGCTGCGGCAGATGCTGAGTTCCGCTGCAGAACGCGAGCTCAAAGCAAACAAGGAACTTGAGCAGCAGCAAGCGAAGCTGGCGGCAGTCCTGGAGAAGCTGGAGCTGACAGAAAAAGAACGGCTGCAAATGCAGGAACGGGAGCAGGCATTTGCCATCCGGGCCGGCGGCTGTTACGCGGAGGCTGGGAAGCTGGCGCTGCTGACGGAAAGCGAGCTTCTGGCCATCGATGCCGATGAGCGGCGGCTGCGGGAGGAACTCCGGCAGGAGCAGCTGCACAGCTTGTCGCTGGCGCTAGCGGCGGAGCTTGGGCCAGGGCAGCCATGCCCGGTCTGCGGCTCTCTTGACCATCCTGCGCCAGCCCGTCCAGATGCGGCTGAAGCTAAGCTGCATGAAGATGTGCTCGTGCAGCTGCAAGGCCTTAAAGCCCGGCTGCAGGAGGGCAAATACGCCCAGCGGCAGCTTGTTCAGGAATGCTCCGGTCTGCTGGATGGGACAGGTGCATCCGAATTGCCGGAGGGAATGGCACAAGCGGCCGCGGCCGCGGAATGGCAAGGGAAGCCGGCTCGGACGGAGAGTTCCCCGATCGTTACGTGGGAGGAGCGTCTGCATATGCTGGAAGCTTCCCGAAGCAGCCTTTCGGGTGAACTTAAGGCTTTGAAGACAGAACGTTCCGAACTGAATGACCAAGGTGAAGTTTTGCGGCAGCAAGCGCTCAAGCAGACCGCAGAAGCCGACACATGCAAAGCTGTACTGCAACAGTTAAAGGCAAACCTCGAACAGTTGAGCGAAGAAATATCGAAATTGAAGGTGCAGTGGGCCGAAGAGCTTGGGGACATTCCTTACGAAGAAGCGGAGAATCGCTGGTCCAAGATGCAGAATCAGGACCGGGAAGCGGAAGAGGTGAAGGATCGCCTGCGCCGGAGCATCCCATTCCTGGAAGAGAAAAAAAATGCCGTCCAGTCTTTGGAACAAAACCTGCTGGAAGCGGAAAAGCGGATGATCCAGTTGGAAGCCGAACTCCGCGGCAAACGGGAGCTATTGCAAGAGAAACAGGAGCGTCTGCGTACCTGGATAGGCGACCAGCAAGCCGAAGGGCTGTTGGAAGCATGCGTGCGGGAGCTGGGAGCGCTGCGAGAGACGGCAGCCGAAGCGAAACGCTCCAGACAGGCCGCTGAGCTGGCCAAGCATGAAAGCGCCAAAGCATATGCCATGTCCCGTCAAGCCGAGGAGTCGGCCGCCGCGCATCATGAAGCTGCAGCCAAACGTTGGGAGCAGCAGCTGGCGGATTCCGCATTTGCCAATATGGCCGAAGTGGAAGAGGCTCATATTCCGCCACAGGAAGCAGAGCAGCTTGGACTGAAGGTCCGGCAGCACCGGGACCGGGAACGGGATCTTGTGGCAGCTATCCGTCATATAGACGAGCAGTTGATCGGCAGTTCGCTAACCGAAGAAGAGTGGGTGAATGCGAGCCGCGAGCTTGAGATGGCCCGCCAGCTGGGCGAAGAAGCGCTTCAGCGCAAGGGCCGGGCGGAACGGGACCTAGAGGATATCCAGAAACGCCATGTCCGTTGGAAGGAGCTCGAGCAGCTGCGGCTTGAGCGGCAGCGGGAAGCGGAGAAGCTTGCCAAGCTGCAGTCCTGTCTGCGCGGCAATGCTTTTGTCGAATATATCGCGGAGGAACAGCTGATGCAGGTCAGCCAATCGGCGTCCCAGCGCCTAAGATTCCTCACCAAGCAGCGTTATTCGCTTGAGGTGGACTCCGGGGGCGGCTTTCTGATCCGCGATGATGCGAACGGCGGGGTGCGCAGACCGGTTTCGACGCTGTCCGGAGGGGAGACCTTCCTTACGTCCCTGTCTTTGGCCTTGGCGCTGTCCGCACAGATTCAGCTCCGCGGACAATATCCTCTCCAGTTCTTTTTCCTGGACGAGGGTTTCGGAACGCTTGATCCAGAGCTGCTGGAGACGGTCATCACATCCCTGGAGCGGCTTCATAACGACCATCTTTCGGTTGGCGTCATCAGCCACGTGCCTGAACTCAGGGCGCGGTTGCCGCGCAAGCTTATTGTCATACCGGCCGAACAGGCGGGCGGGGGCTCGAAAATTATGACGGAACAAATGTAGTGATGTTTTTCACAGTTACAGCTGCAAGCAGCTGTTATAATACAGTCAAGCCGACATCTTGTTTATGAAGCACCCCGGCGGACGTATGGCAGGGATCGTTATTCCTTAACATACGTCCGTGCGAAGCAAAGCTGGCATCCAGCTTTAGCGGGTGCTTCTTTTTTTTTGACTGCATACCGCTATGGCGGCCATACAACATTATGGATACAATGCCGCATGTCCATCCGCCAATTGCAAGGCCTATAATAGGAATGCAGCTGCATCAACGTTTTTCTCTGAATCGAGTAGCCTTTTGCCCAGTTTTGAATATGATGATCCTGTAAATTGCTAACTGGGGAGGATCAATACAGTGGAAAAGATTGGGGCCAAAGAAGTATGTAAAAAACATATTTATCGCTATGTGAGAGTTACGATGGTGGATGGAAGTTCTCATGATGGATTTATTGAACATGTCGATGAGGAGAATGTATATCTTGCAGTGCCGGTCGGCCATGAAAACATACCGCACCATCATCATGGCCATGTGAGTCCATATCATTACGGCGGCTGGGATCCTTGTTTCCGATTCCCGGCACCTGATTCGCGGGCGTTTTTTCCTTATTACGGATTCGGTTACCCGTTTTTTGGTTACCCGTACGGACGCCGCTTTAACCGGCTGGTTTTGCCGCTGGCTGGCCTGACCGCGCTTTCGCTGCTTCCGTTTTTTTAATCGGATCTGGCTGGATTCGCCGTTTCGTCCAATATCGAGGTAAAGGGCTTTCCTGCCGGGAAGCTCTTTTTTTTAAGATTATAGAATTTATAAATTTTCTTGCTACGCTGAACAATTCTATAATCGCAAGAAAAACATCCGCTAAATGCGGTCTGTCTTCCTAGAAAGTACGTCGATAGACGTTTTTCTTATAGAATTTATAATTTTTTTTGGGCCCCGCAAAATATTTGGAATAAGCATCGAAGCACAGGCTCCACTTCGGGGGTTATTTTTTGCCCGAACATTGGACGTGCCGCCCCGAAATCCGGTATGATGAAATCATCCAAAAAAAATATTACATATCGGAGGCGACAAATCATGGACTGTCTCTTTTGCAAAATTATCGAAGGAAGCATTCCTTCGCAAAAGGTTTTTGAAAATGAAAGAATTTTGGTGTTCAAGGATATTCAGCCGGCGGCACCGGTGCATGTGCTAATTATTCCCAAGAAGCATATCGCTTCCATGAACGATGTGGAGGAGCAGGATCTTCCGCTTATTGCCGAGATGCATCAGGTTGCTCAGCAGGTTGCGAAGGAACTGGGCGTCGCGGATACCGGTTACCGCCTGATCAACAACTGCGGACCGGACAGCGGCCAAGCTGTGCACCATATTCACTACCATCTGCTTGGCGGGGCCAAACTGGGGGCTCTGACAGGGATTTCGGACTCGCATTCGTAAATCGGTTTGCGGGATTTCAAGATGCTTTCTGAAAAAATAGGCATCAAGGTTGACACCCTATTTCTCTTTCACCTATAATTAAGTTTGATGAACCGTGTTATTGCTCTTGGACGGTCTGGTCGGAGGGAGGGAAAACTGGTGTCTGAAACTAAAGTTCGCAAAAACGAGTCTATTGATGCTGCACTTCGCCGCTTTAAGCGCTCCATCGCTAAGGATGGTGTATTGGCTGAGGTGAAGAAACGCAAGCATTATGAGAAGCCAAGCGTAAAGCGCAAGAAAAAGTCCGAGGCTGCTCGTAAGAGAAAGTTTTAGGAGGAACTGAACGATCATGAATCTTAGCGAACGATTGAACGAAGATATGATACAAGCGATGAAGAGCAAAGACAAGTTCAAGCTCTCCACTATTCGAATGGTTCGTTCAACGATCAAGAATCTTGAAATAGATTTGAAAAGAACTTTGGATGACAACGAAGTGCTTGATATCCTCAGTCGTGAAATTAAACAGCGCAAAGATGCCCTCCAAGAATTTAAAAAAGCAGGTCGTGACGATCTTGCGACAACTGTCGAAGCGGAAATTGAAATTATCGGTCAGTACCTTCCCGAACAGCTTTCCGAAGAAGAAATAAAAGTTATTGTACAGCAGACCATCCAGGAAACCGGTGCTTCTTCGAAAGCCGACATGGGGAAAGTGATGAGCGCGCTGATGCCGAAAGTCAAAGGCCGCTCAGACGGAAAAATCGTGAACCAGGTGGTTCAACAATTTCTGCAATAAATCGAAACGTGAAACACCCCTTTTTAGGGGTGTTTTTTCATGGTGTTGAAACGTAGAACCTTTTACTGCGTAATAACTACTATTGGCGGAACAATATATTATAATGAAGTTGAAAGGAGGGGAAGGATGATGAATACATACAGCAGAATAAGAAATTCAATGATGTGGTTACTGGTTCTCTTTGTGCTGATTGCAGGGACAGCGGCGTTTGTCCCGGGTCTGGCGGAAGCGGAAGCTGAGAAAGCAGCACCTGTTTATATCATTCCGGTGGAACAGAAAATCGAGACCGGGCTTGAAAAATTCCTGAAGCGCGGATTCAAGGAGGCCGAAAAATCAAATGCCGGCCTGATCGTATTGGAGATCGATACGCCGGGCGGGCTTGTAAATACGGCGCAGAATATCGGCAAAATGATCCGCGAGAGCAAAATCAGGACGGTTGCTTACATACATGGCAACGCCGCCTCCGCCGGCAGCTACATTGCCCTAAATGCGGATAAAATAGCGATGACTCCGGGGAGCATGATCGGCGCGGCCGCGATCGTGGACAGTACGGGGAAACGGGTGGATGACCCTAAACTTGTGGCCGCCTGGAAATCCGAGATGTCCGCCGCAGCGGAATCAAGCGGGAGAAACGGCAAAATAGCCGCAGGCATGGCGGACATCAACATGGTGGTGGATATGCCGGAAATCGGCGAGACCAAAGAGAAAGGCGAAATCATTGCCTTATCCAGCGAGCAGGCGCTCAAAGTCGGATTTGCAGACAAGATCGTCTCATCGCCTGAAGAGGCCGTATCTTGGATGGGATATCAGGCCGATAATGTCGTTCGGATGGATCATACGGGAGCAGAGAGGATCGCTGCATTCTTGACCCATCCCGTCGTCATGACGGTGCTCCTGTTTCTTGGTATCGCTGGTATCGTCATCGAACTGATTGTGCCTGGATTTGGCGTTCCGGGGATCATTGGGGTAGCGGCGTTTGTTCTGTATTTCTTTGGAAATTATGTGGCCGGATTTGCCGGCAATGAAACTTGGCTGCTCTTTATTGTGGGGCTTGTCCTTATGATTTTGGAAATGTTCGTCCCGAGCTTCGGTATTTTGGGCGTCTTGGGAGCGATCAGTTTGATAGCCGGGGTTGTGCGGGCGGCATATGACACCAGCCATGCGCTGTTGTCGCTCGGGATTGCCTTCGCCGCGGCCGCTGTCGTCATCGTCATTGTGGCGATCGTATTCAAGGAGAGGGGCATCTGGAATCGTTTTATCCTCAGCGAGTCGCTTACCAAGGAGCAAGGGTATGTTCCAACGGAATCCAAGGAGAGTTTGCTTGGCCGGGAAGGCGTCAGCGTGACGCCGCTAAGACCTGCAGGCACCGTGATCATTAACGATGAACGGATCGATGTGGTAACAGACGGGGAGTTCATTCCGAAAGATATGCCGGTCGTAGTGATCCATGTCGAAGGTGCGCGTGTGGTAGTCAAACCGAAATAAAGCCTGTTTTTTAACCGGATATCATGTAACATAAAGATAAGGCGTCAATAAAAAAAATCAAAAAACTCAAATTGGAGGATTTATTTATGGACGGTACTTCTTTGATCCCGATTTTGCTTATTGCTGTCGTGGTTATTATTGTGCTGAGCGTGTTTTTTAGCTTCTTTCCGCTTACGCTCTGGATCTCTGCCTTGGCGGCTGGCGTCCGCATCAGCATCATAACCTTGGTGGCGATGAGACTCCGCCGGGTTACGCCAAGCCGGATTGTCAATCCGCTCATCAAGGCAACCAAAGCCGGGCTGGGATTGAACATCAACCAGTTGGAAAGCCACTATTTGGCCGGCGGTAACGTGGACCGGGTCGTCAATGCGTTGATTGCGGCCCAGCGCGCGAACATTCCGTTGGAATTCACCCGGGCGGCAGCTATTGACCTGGCAGGCCGCGATGTGCTGCAGGCCGTACAAATGAGCGTTAACCCACGCGTTATCGAAACGCCTGTCGTCGCTGCTGTAGCGAAGAACGGTATTGAAGTTAAAGTTAAAGCAAGAGTGACCGTGCGTGCCAATATCGACCGTCTCGTCGGCGGTGCTGGCGAAGAAACGATCATTGCCCGTGTAGGCGAAGGGATCGTTACTACCGTTGGTTCCAGCGACGCCCACAAGGACGTTCTCGAGAATCCGGACAGCATCTCCCGTACCGTGTTGTCTAAAGGTCTGGATGCGGGTACCGCATTTGAAATTTTGTCCATTGATATCGCCGACGTTGATGTAGGCAAAAATATCGGCGCATACCTGCAAACCGAGCAAGCGGAAGCGGATAAACGCATCGCGCAGGCGAAAGCGGAAGAACGGCGCGCCATGGCGGTTGCGCAGGAACAGGAAATGAAGGCGCGGGTCGTGGAAATGAGAGCGCGCGTGGTCGAATCCGAATCCGAGGTACCGCTCGCGATGGCGGAAGCGCTCCGTTCAGGAAAAATCGGCGTCATGGATTACATGAATTTGAAAAATATCGAAGCGGATACCCAAATGAGAGGTTCGCTTGGCAAGATGGGTGAGGGAGATCAAAACGGCCCCCAAAATAACAAATAGGGGATGATGCCTCCATGTGGATCTTTGAACATTTCTATTGGATCCTGATTATCGGATTTGCAATCCTTTCCGCCCTCAGCAAAAGCGGTAAAAGAAAGACGAATCAGAACCCGCAGGGAATGCCTACATTCGGCGGCGGGGCAGGCATGGAGCAGAGAACCGCTCCCGCGAACCGGCAAGCTTCGAGCAGACGGCGTGAAGAGGAGGCGGATGCGCGCGCGAGCTCAAGCGAACCAAGATATTCAACCGGTTCGGACGACTGGAGTGAGGAAACTTCGTCAAGTGCGCAGCGGTCCTACGAATTGCAAACTGCCGGCCCCGACTATGAAACAGGCGAGGGTGTGTCCGGAATGTGGCAGGAAGAGAGACCGGATCCGTTGGCCGATTACAGCAGGGACATGGAAAAGCATTTGGAGCAGGTCAATGCTTCGTTGAACCGGATCGAAAAAACAGCAGTTTCGGCCCCTGCAAAACAAACAAGAGGAGAACGGCCTGCTTCGAGACTGGCGAGCGAGGCGAGAAAAGGCATAATATGGGCCGAAATTCTTGGACCTCCACGCTCCAAACGGCCGTATGGCGGACGGAAATAAACAATATGTATGCAATATTCTAAAAGTGCATGTTCAAAAAGGTCGGTTTTCAGCACCGAGAAGGTTGAATGAAGCTAGGGACGCAAGGAGCGGAACGTACGCCTTAGTACGTGAGCACCAGAAGGCCCGGCTGAATTCAAGATTCGATGTCGAACCAGCTTCCTGATTCACTTCGTGTTAGATATAGAATTTATAAATTATCAGCTGCGCTGATGAAATTCTATATCGCAAGAAAAACATCTGCTAAAAGCGGTCTGGCTTCATAGAAAGTACGTCGATAGATGTTTTTCTTATCAAAAGTGGACTTTTTGAAGAACCTCTAAAACAGCCTTTTCTGCAGGATGGTGGATTGATTGTGTTCCACTGCTTGCGGGAAAGGCTTTTTTTTGGGTCCTCCAAAGTATTTGGAATAAGCATCGAAGCATAGGCTCCGCTCAGTACTTTTGCTCCGCAAAAGCGCCCCTCTTTGAAGGGCGTCGGACTTCTTTCCGATACGCTTTGCGGGGTTATTTTGGCATGTTCGAGCATATTGGCGTCCAATTCTTACAGCGGATTTGATAATCTCTCATAAAAAGGGCGGACCGGGCATAAGTTGTAAAGTACAGGAAGGGGGAAGACCTTCGTATGACCCGGATCAGCCGCAGACTGCGGAAATGGACAAATGAAGTATTGGATTTGCCGCAGGACGTTCTGCTCGATCTGCCTCGGATTACACTTGTGGGAAACAAGGAGCTTTCCGTTGAGAATCATCACGGTGTGCGGCATTTTTCAGAGAATAAAATGGTTTTGTCCCTGAGCGAGGGCTCGCTGGAAGTAGAAGGCTCCGGACTGATGATCCGGACGATTCTGCCGCAGGAGGTCCTGATTGAAGGGATCATCGTCAATATAAAATATATAGGAACGGGGGAGAGTTCATGAAAATACCTACGCTTTCCGGCATACGCGGCTGCGTTCAGATTTCGGTCAGGGGAGAGAGCATCAATCATTTGGTTAATGCTTTGGCGGAGTCGGGCATTCCCGTATGGGATATCCGGCCAACCAGCGAACATACCGCAGACATGAAGCTGCTCTTAAAGGATTTTCATGCGCTGCGCCCCTTATTAAAGCGGACAGGCTGCCGGCTGCATGTCACCCGCCGGATCGGGGTGCCCTTTTTAATGGTCCGGCTTTATAAGCGCAAATTTTTCGCGATCGGCATCATGTTGTTTTTTGTGCTGCTTTTCTTGCTCTCTTCCCTGGTCTGGAACGTTAATGTTACTGGAAATGAGAAACTGGCAACCGAAGATATTTTGAAGGCGGCCAAAGAAGAGGGCATCCGGCCTTATCAATGGATTTTTCGTTTGAAGGATGCGGACAAGCTGTCGCGTGCGCTAAGCCTAAAGCTGCCTGAAGCCTCCTGGATCGGTGTGGAGAGGAAGGGCACGACGATCACGATCCAGGTCGTGGAGGCGGAAAGGCCGGATAAGGATCCGCTGGTTAGTCCGCGCCACTTGGTCAGCAGTTCGGATGCGGTTGTAACGAGCATTTATGCGGAGCAGGGCCGGCCGCTGGTTCAAAAGAACACGCGCGTCAAAAAGGGACAGGTGCTTATATCGGGAGTAATGGGCGACGGTGAAGCCAACTCGCAGCACGTCGTGGCCAAAGGGGAAGTCAAGGGCCTCGTTTGGCATGAATATCAATTGCAGGTGCCGCTTGTTCAAAAGCGGAAAGTATATACGGGAGACAGAAAAGATAAAAGCTATCTCGTGCTTGGAAATCGGGCGATTCAGCTGTGGGGATACGGCAAAGAGCCGTTTGAAACGTCGGAGACGCTGACTGAGCTCGATCCGCTAACCTGGCGC
Encoded proteins:
- the yqfD gene encoding sporulation protein YqfD translates to MKIPTLSGIRGCVQISVRGESINHLVNALAESGIPVWDIRPTSEHTADMKLLLKDFHALRPLLKRTGCRLHVTRRIGVPFLMVRLYKRKFFAIGIMLFFVLLFLLSSLVWNVNVTGNEKLATEDILKAAKEEGIRPYQWIFRLKDADKLSRALSLKLPEASWIGVERKGTTITIQVVEAERPDKDPLVSPRHLVSSSDAVVTSIYAEQGRPLVQKNTRVKKGQVLISGVMGDGEANSQHVVAKGEVKGLVWHEYQLQVPLVQKRKVYTGDRKDKSYLVLGNRAIQLWGYGKEPFETSETLTELDPLTWRSFKLPVGWMTEKVMEVTEQQETLQPEEAKKLGIQGAIRDILAKYGTDSQIISQKILHEKKENGKVYMKVLFEVEESIAKELPIVHSQGE